The genomic stretch CTTAACAATAACATTCTTTTGCAGAATTCCGGTGAAGGGCGCTAAATTTGCCGCATGATAGGATACTATTTGGCCGTGGCATTTGGCTGGCTCATTTCCATACTCCCTTTTAGAATACTCTACATCATAAGTGATTTTATAAGCTTTGTGATGCAGCAAATACTTAAGTATCGTAAGGAGGTAATAATGGGTAACCTCCGCAAGGCATTTCCCGAAAAGAACGAAAACGAACTCAATCGTATTCGCTTTGCTTTTTATAGAAACTTTGCCGACCTGATTGTAGAGTCCTTCAAGAGTTTGACGATTTCGGAGAAAACCTTGCGTAAGAGATTTAAGCTTACTAATCCTGAACTTTTTGAGAAGCTTTACGCAAAGGATAAGGGTGTTCTAATCGTAATGGGCCATTATACCAATTTTGAATGGACGGCCATGAGTATGCCCCTTCTTGTTCCCCACCCTTCTTTTGCTGTTTATCAACCTTTAAATAATAAGCGGTTTAGCCGAAAAGTAGTTTCAATAAGAGAGCAGTTTGGCCTTGAGCTATACTCTATGAACGACACGTATCCCTTTATGCTAAATAATCCCGTGAAGGCGCCCCTGTATATTTTTATGGCAGACCAAAGTCCGCATAAAGGAAAAATCAAATACTATACTGAGTTTTTAAATCAAAATACTCCGGTACATTTGGGCGTTGAAAATCTGGCCAAAAAATGTGATTTGGCGGTGGTTTTCATTGACATACAAAGAGTAAAACGTGGATATTATGAGGTAACGGCACACCTTCTTTTTGAAGATGTGCAAAATACCGAACCATACGAAGTGACCAATACGCACGTAAAAGCCCTTGAAAAAGTAATTAAAAAGAAACCTGAGGATTGGCTATGGAGCCATCGCAGATGGAAACATGCCCGAAACTAAGCCCCAACATAAAATTGCTGTCGCCATCCTCAACTGGAATGGTGCCGCACTTCTCCGTAGATTTTTACCTTCCGTAATTGAGCATTCGCAGGCTGTGGCCCAAGTATATGTGATTGATAATGCCAGTTCTGACGAAAGTTTGGAAGTGCTAAAAACTGAGTTTCCTCAAGTGAAGCTAATTGTTCTTAATGAAAACTATGGCTATGCTGGAGG from Owenweeksia hongkongensis DSM 17368 encodes the following:
- a CDS encoding lysophospholipid acyltransferase family protein, with amino-acid sequence MIGYYLAVAFGWLISILPFRILYIISDFISFVMQQILKYRKEVIMGNLRKAFPEKNENELNRIRFAFYRNFADLIVESFKSLTISEKTLRKRFKLTNPELFEKLYAKDKGVLIVMGHYTNFEWTAMSMPLLVPHPSFAVYQPLNNKRFSRKVVSIREQFGLELYSMNDTYPFMLNNPVKAPLYIFMADQSPHKGKIKYYTEFLNQNTPVHLGVENLAKKCDLAVVFIDIQRVKRGYYEVTAHLLFEDVQNTEPYEVTNTHVKALEKVIKKKPEDWLWSHRRWKHARN